The following proteins are encoded in a genomic region of Bacillus sp. FJAT-22090:
- the comGA gene encoding competence type IV pilus ATPase ComGA — translation MQQLENIIEQKCFQLLKKAHGFGASDLHMIPNEENYYYYFKKNSQMFEAGKLPLNMGERFISFFKFLSSLDISEKRKPQSGSFQQIFNSQKFSFRVSTLPSIFGRESLVIRLQQHDNAKLLHSLSLFQDASDKIVELATNRQGLVLFVGPTGSGKSTTMYSLTKYCSENLNRHVISLEDPVENSQSHLLQIQVNERSGVTYAAGLKAILRHSPDVIMIGEIRDEDTAKAAIQAALTGHLVVSTIHAKNAVGSLYRLMDLGVSAEELKQTVIGIVAQRLVTVSFTKQPDLSAIFEIISEDLLMEALNSLISGTDFTIPHSLTLSYQIERGVREGVIQKN, via the coding sequence ATGCAGCAATTAGAAAATATTATTGAACAAAAATGCTTTCAGTTACTTAAGAAGGCTCATGGTTTTGGTGCTTCAGACTTGCACATGATTCCAAACGAAGAAAATTACTATTACTACTTTAAGAAAAATTCTCAAATGTTTGAAGCAGGGAAGCTTCCCCTAAACATGGGAGAACGGTTTATTTCATTCTTCAAATTTTTATCCTCTCTTGATATCAGCGAAAAAAGAAAACCACAAAGTGGTTCCTTTCAACAAATTTTTAACTCTCAAAAATTTTCATTTCGTGTTTCTACATTACCATCCATTTTCGGAAGAGAGTCATTAGTTATTCGACTCCAACAACATGATAATGCGAAACTATTGCATTCCTTATCCTTATTTCAAGATGCTTCCGACAAAATAGTGGAGCTTGCTACTAATCGTCAAGGATTAGTCCTTTTTGTTGGTCCTACTGGTTCAGGCAAATCTACAACTATGTATTCACTCACTAAGTATTGTTCGGAGAATTTGAATCGACATGTAATCTCGCTAGAAGATCCTGTTGAAAATAGTCAATCTCACTTATTGCAAATTCAAGTGAATGAACGCTCAGGCGTCACGTATGCAGCAGGATTGAAAGCGATATTAAGGCATTCACCAGACGTCATTATGATCGGCGAGATACGTGATGAAGATACTGCAAAAGCTGCGATTCAAGCTGCTTTGACAGGACATTTGGTTGTTTCAACTATTCATGCCAAAAATGCTGTAGGTTCATTATATCGGTTGATGGATCTTGGAGTATCGGCTGAGGAATTAAAGCAAACAGTTATTGGTATTGTTGCCCAAAGACTCGTGACGGTTTCCTTTACTAAACAGCCCGATTTATCGGCAATATTTGAAATTATTTCGGAAGACCTTTTGATGGAAGCGTTAAACTCATTAATATCTGGAACGGATTTTACGATTCCTCATTCGTTAACACTTTCTTATCAAATAGAGAGAGGTGTGCGTGAAGGTGTTATTCAAAAAAATTAA
- the comGB gene encoding competence type IV pilus assembly protein ComGB: MLFKKINDYCTRKRETIPSHIQPSFLKRLSELLQEGYTFHESVSMLLPFHVKNSDLVIIKMTEVHKNGLSVTEVFRLLGFPNRLLLPIDLATNHGKLQDTIFVLSVQAAIFERARKRLNSLLMYPLFLFVVIFLLFTVFKIYFLPNMESLLHTRSSGDTDNSLIWTSILLQLPNYFLIGFLFLCFAMLVLIKMIRNKKIEFQIAFYLKVPLVNKWYRLFLTRVFSREMGVLIDSGMSLQQAFDSLIKQEEHKTLQYISIQMKEKIIHGESFSDALLLLNHFTKDFHQFVIHGEISGYLGRELSLYSEFVTERIEEKLSKYLSILQPTLFLILAIFIIGAYLAILLPIYKMINIV, from the coding sequence GTGTTATTCAAAAAAATTAATGACTATTGTACGCGTAAACGGGAAACGATCCCATCGCATATACAACCTTCCTTCTTAAAAAGACTTAGCGAACTATTACAAGAAGGTTATACCTTTCATGAATCTGTTTCTATGTTGCTACCATTTCATGTGAAAAATTCTGATTTGGTAATTATAAAAATGACGGAAGTGCACAAAAACGGTTTAAGTGTTACGGAAGTTTTTAGATTATTAGGCTTTCCTAATAGGCTATTGCTTCCAATCGATTTGGCAACAAACCACGGGAAACTTCAAGATACTATATTTGTTCTAAGTGTCCAAGCGGCTATTTTTGAAAGGGCTAGAAAAAGATTAAATAGTTTATTGATGTATCCATTATTTTTGTTTGTAGTAATTTTCCTACTTTTTACTGTATTTAAGATTTATTTCCTGCCAAATATGGAATCGTTGCTACATACAAGATCTTCTGGAGATACTGACAATTCTTTAATTTGGACGAGTATACTACTGCAATTACCTAATTATTTCTTGATTGGTTTCCTATTTCTTTGTTTTGCTATGTTAGTTCTTATAAAAATGATACGTAATAAGAAAATAGAGTTTCAGATAGCTTTCTATTTAAAAGTTCCGTTAGTAAATAAATGGTATCGACTTTTTTTGACAAGAGTATTTTCTAGAGAAATGGGAGTGCTGATAGATAGCGGCATGTCACTTCAGCAAGCATTTGATTCGTTGATCAAACAGGAAGAACATAAAACTCTTCAATATATCTCGATTCAAATGAAAGAGAAAATAATACATGGAGAGTCTTTTTCAGATGCTTTATTGTTGCTAAATCATTTTACTAAAGACTTCCATCAATTTGTTATTCACGGGGAAATAAGTGGTTACCTAGGTAGAGAGTTGAGCTTGTATAGCGAATTCGTAACAGAAAGAATAGAAGAAAAGCTATCCAAATACTTAAGTATTCTTCAACCTACACTTTTCTTAATACTAGCTATTTTTATCATTGGAGCATACTTGGCAATCTTGTTACCAATTTATAAAATGATCAATATTGTATAA
- the comGC gene encoding competence type IV pilus major pilin ComGC, with amino-acid sequence MKLIRNNKGFTLIEMMIVLLIISILILITIPNVTKHSASIDDKGCKAFAKMVEGQIQAYKIEFKKIPKVEDLTKEGYLKGIESCPNGTDIIIDENDGSVTITGDVAARNETISLT; translated from the coding sequence ATAAAACTGATACGGAACAACAAAGGATTTACTTTGATAGAAATGATGATAGTGTTACTAATTATTTCTATTCTGATTTTAATAACAATACCAAATGTGACGAAGCATTCAGCCTCCATAGATGATAAGGGTTGCAAGGCTTTTGCTAAAATGGTGGAAGGACAAATTCAAGCGTACAAAATAGAGTTTAAAAAGATTCCAAAAGTAGAGGATTTAACAAAAGAGGGATATCTTAAAGGAATTGAGAGTTGCCCTAATGGCACAGACATCATCATTGATGAGAATGATGGAAGTGTAACAATTACTGGAGACGTAGCTGCTAGAAATGAAACGATATCTCTTACATGA
- the comGD gene encoding competence type IV pilus minor pilin ComGD produces MKRYLLHEKGFTFIEMLLVLAIVMVVSASIIFVTSSKFEKMEEKRFFKQFHLDVQSLQSTALAEGIYTNLNFFENGTKYKARHSNEIYMEYELPKGIRLSQNSYLKEIVFHPNGTVKEFGTLLFETDNGLKEVYVYIGKGKLKYE; encoded by the coding sequence ATGAAACGATATCTCTTACATGAAAAAGGATTTACTTTTATCGAAATGCTTCTTGTTCTTGCTATAGTAATGGTAGTGTCTGCCTCTATAATTTTTGTGACCTCTTCTAAGTTTGAGAAGATGGAAGAGAAGCGTTTTTTCAAACAGTTTCACTTGGATGTACAAAGTCTTCAAAGTACTGCTTTGGCAGAAGGAATTTATACTAATTTAAACTTTTTTGAGAATGGAACAAAATATAAAGCAAGACATTCAAATGAAATATATATGGAATATGAATTGCCGAAAGGAATTCGATTATCTCAAAATAGTTACTTGAAAGAAATAGTCTTTCACCCAAATGGAACTGTCAAAGAATTTGGAACTCTATTGTTTGAAACAGACAATGGATTAAAGGAAGTTTACGTTTATATAGGTAAAGGAAAATTAAAATATGAATAA
- a CDS encoding type II secretion system protein, translated as MNNSKGFSWPETIVSLSVIFLIATMLLPILSNMVVQLEEKKRQYHSSIVINEGVKMYFAERLLHGSLWIDKIEYTFTIENQQICVNYEGMSEEKMNCLPISY; from the coding sequence ATGAATAATAGCAAGGGGTTTTCCTGGCCAGAGACTATCGTGTCTTTAAGTGTAATATTTCTAATAGCAACTATGTTACTGCCTATTTTAAGTAATATGGTAGTTCAACTAGAAGAGAAGAAAAGGCAATATCATTCCTCGATTGTAATAAATGAAGGTGTAAAAATGTACTTTGCAGAACGTTTGCTACATGGTTCCTTGTGGATTGATAAGATAGAATATACGTTTACAATTGAAAATCAACAAATATGTGTAAATTATGAAGGGATGAGTGAGGAGAAAATGAATTGCCTACCTATATCTTATTGA
- the comGF gene encoding competence type IV pilus minor pilin ComGF: protein MPTYILLNKNNEQGYTLIESVFQLSVLLIFSHIFAVTIGWLSLVEVQVTNPTEIEWALFIEDVENYLNDLDTIMVQTRNTGIRFIKDEDEFDIEIYQNLIRKQKNRLGHEQMLLHVKSINVSMEGRLLYFSVEFENGIDKEHTFYVTYNSE, encoded by the coding sequence TTGCCTACCTATATCTTATTGAACAAAAATAATGAACAAGGATATACCTTGATCGAATCAGTATTTCAACTCTCTGTACTTCTAATATTTTCTCATATATTCGCTGTAACTATTGGTTGGTTGAGTTTGGTGGAAGTTCAGGTGACTAATCCTACCGAAATAGAGTGGGCTTTGTTTATAGAAGATGTAGAAAACTATTTGAACGATTTAGATACGATAATGGTACAAACAAGAAACACTGGTATTCGTTTTATTAAGGATGAAGATGAGTTTGATATAGAAATTTATCAAAATCTGATTCGAAAACAAAAAAATAGGTTAGGACATGAGCAAATGTTACTCCATGTGAAATCTATAAATGTAAGCATGGAAGGTCGACTGTTATATTTTTCTGTAGAATTTGAGAATGGGATAGATAAGGAGCATACATTTTATGTTACGTATAATTCAGAGTGA
- a CDS encoding shikimate kinase encodes MYKVYLVGFMGSGKSAVGRRLSYLLKMPYYDMDKELVKKEKRTIPEIFEQEGESYFRKIETEFLQNFRNESCIISTGGGVAMNEENIRIMRKTGLVLYLDATFQDIWMRVKNDKNRPVVQSSTREELEQLYIKRRKNYKKAAHITILTENRHLRQVTEYAGYQVNRLKGE; translated from the coding sequence GTGTACAAAGTATATTTAGTCGGTTTTATGGGTAGTGGAAAAAGTGCGGTCGGCAGAAGACTGAGCTATTTATTGAAGATGCCCTATTATGATATGGATAAAGAGCTTGTAAAAAAAGAAAAAAGGACGATTCCTGAAATATTTGAGCAGGAGGGAGAGTCCTATTTTCGTAAGATTGAAACAGAGTTTCTTCAAAATTTTCGTAATGAGTCCTGCATTATTTCCACTGGTGGCGGCGTTGCGATGAATGAGGAAAATATTCGAATAATGCGTAAGACGGGACTGGTTTTATATTTAGATGCTACTTTTCAAGATATTTGGATGAGAGTGAAGAATGATAAAAACAGACCTGTCGTTCAAAGTAGTACTAGGGAAGAATTGGAGCAACTATATATAAAAAGACGTAAAAATTATAAGAAAGCTGCACACATTACAATTCTTACGGAAAATCGTCATTTACGACAAGTGACAGAATATGCTGGTTATCAAGTAAATAGGCTGAAAGGCGAATGA
- the gcvT gene encoding glycine cleavage system aminomethyltransferase GcvT: MSEQLKRTPLYEDYANYGGKTIDFGGWELPVQFSSIKEEHEAVRTKAGLFDVSHMGEIFVTGSQSESFLQKVMTNDVSKLVNNQAQYTAMCYEDGGIVDDLLVYKMEDNHYLLVVNASNIEKDFEWLKQNASGDVELVNKSDDYGLLALQGPLAQSILQKLTSKNLEEIGFFRFADHVEVAGKSVLVSRTGYTGEDGFELYAASTDLSELWSSILNAGKEEGLLPCGLGARDTLRFEACLPLYGQELSKDISPLEAGIGFVVKLKKEQDFNGKSVLVEQKENGVPRKSVGIEMIDKGIPRTGYPVFAGEKQIGFVTTGTQSPTLKKNIGLALIDADFTEIGTQLEVEIRNKRLKAVTVATPFYKKQK; the protein is encoded by the coding sequence GTGTCAGAACAGTTGAAGCGTACACCTCTATATGAAGACTATGCCAATTATGGTGGGAAAACCATTGATTTTGGTGGATGGGAATTACCCGTGCAATTTTCTAGTATTAAGGAAGAACATGAAGCGGTAAGAACGAAAGCAGGACTTTTTGATGTCTCTCATATGGGAGAAATCTTTGTAACCGGTTCGCAAAGCGAGTCTTTTTTACAAAAAGTGATGACGAATGATGTTTCTAAACTTGTAAATAACCAAGCTCAGTATACTGCTATGTGTTATGAAGACGGTGGTATAGTAGATGATTTATTAGTTTACAAGATGGAAGATAACCACTATCTTTTAGTCGTAAATGCATCTAATATTGAAAAAGATTTTGAATGGCTGAAGCAAAATGCATCTGGTGATGTAGAACTTGTCAATAAATCAGATGATTATGGACTGTTAGCGTTACAAGGACCACTCGCACAAAGTATTTTACAAAAGTTAACTTCCAAAAATCTAGAGGAAATTGGATTTTTCCGATTTGCAGATCATGTCGAAGTAGCTGGAAAATCGGTTCTTGTTTCTCGTACTGGTTATACAGGTGAGGATGGATTTGAACTTTATGCAGCTAGTACGGATCTTTCCGAATTATGGAGCAGCATTTTAAATGCTGGTAAAGAGGAAGGTTTACTTCCTTGTGGACTTGGAGCACGCGATACTTTACGTTTTGAAGCATGTCTTCCTTTATACGGGCAAGAGCTTTCAAAAGATATTTCTCCATTAGAAGCTGGAATCGGATTTGTTGTGAAGCTCAAAAAAGAGCAAGACTTCAACGGTAAATCTGTACTAGTTGAACAAAAAGAGAATGGTGTACCGAGAAAAAGCGTTGGTATTGAAATGATTGATAAAGGAATTCCTCGTACAGGGTATCCAGTTTTCGCTGGTGAAAAACAAATTGGATTTGTAACTACTGGAACGCAATCTCCTACTCTTAAAAAGAATATTGGCCTTGCACTGATCGATGCCGACTTTACAGAAATCGGCACGCAATTAGAAGTTGAAATTAGAAATAAGCGTTTGAAAGCTGTCACAGTAGCTACGCCATTTTATAAAAAACAAAAATAA
- the gcvPA gene encoding aminomethyl-transferring glycine dehydrogenase subunit GcvPA gives MKHRYLPMTEQDQKEMLDVIGISSVDELFADIPEKVRFKGEYNIKPAKAESALLKELSVLADKNAHSKKYASFLGAGVYDHFKPIIVDHVISRSEFYTAYTPYQPEISQGELQAIFEFQTMICELTGMDLANSSMYDGGTALAEAGNLAAGHTRRKKLLVSEAVHPEYIDVVKMYAKGQNVQVVTIPTNNGVTDLAKLEELVDEETAAVLVQYPNFFGQIEDLAKVEQLTHAQKALFVVSANPLALGALTPPGKFGADITVGDAQPFGISEAFGGPHCGFFAVSSKLMRKVPGRLVGETTDEEGRRGYVLTLQAREQHIRRDKATSNICSNQALNALAASVAMTALGKKGVKEMAIQNITKTHYAKQAFEKAGFEVPFQGPHFNEIVVKVNGSVADANKALLEKGIIGGFDLGRVISDLKNHVLIAVTEQRTKEEIDALVQEMGALYA, from the coding sequence ATAAAGCATCGTTATTTACCAATGACTGAACAAGATCAAAAGGAAATGCTAGATGTTATAGGCATTTCTTCCGTTGATGAATTGTTTGCAGACATTCCGGAGAAAGTGCGTTTTAAAGGTGAGTATAATATTAAACCTGCTAAAGCGGAGTCTGCTTTGTTAAAAGAATTATCTGTACTTGCTGATAAAAATGCACATAGTAAAAAGTATGCTTCCTTTCTTGGTGCAGGAGTTTACGATCATTTTAAACCGATAATCGTAGATCACGTTATTTCAAGATCTGAATTTTACACTGCTTATACACCTTATCAACCGGAGATCTCTCAAGGTGAACTACAAGCTATTTTTGAATTTCAAACAATGATCTGTGAGCTTACTGGAATGGATCTAGCAAACTCTTCTATGTATGACGGTGGTACTGCACTTGCGGAAGCTGGTAACTTGGCAGCTGGTCACACGCGTAGAAAAAAACTATTAGTTTCGGAAGCTGTTCACCCAGAGTATATTGATGTAGTAAAAATGTATGCAAAAGGTCAAAACGTTCAAGTTGTGACGATTCCTACTAACAATGGTGTAACTGATTTAGCGAAATTAGAAGAGTTAGTAGATGAAGAAACAGCAGCTGTTTTAGTCCAATATCCTAATTTCTTCGGTCAAATTGAAGATTTAGCAAAAGTGGAGCAACTAACACATGCTCAAAAAGCATTATTTGTTGTATCTGCAAATCCACTTGCTCTTGGAGCTTTAACTCCTCCAGGAAAGTTTGGTGCAGATATTACAGTTGGGGATGCTCAACCTTTTGGTATCTCAGAAGCATTTGGTGGACCTCATTGTGGTTTCTTTGCTGTATCTTCTAAGCTTATGCGTAAAGTTCCAGGACGTTTAGTAGGGGAAACAACAGATGAAGAAGGTCGACGTGGGTATGTTTTAACATTACAAGCTCGTGAACAACATATTCGTCGTGACAAGGCAACTTCAAATATCTGTTCAAACCAAGCGTTAAATGCACTTGCCGCATCAGTAGCAATGACTGCTCTTGGTAAAAAAGGTGTAAAAGAAATGGCAATTCAAAATATCACAAAGACTCATTATGCAAAACAAGCATTTGAAAAAGCTGGATTTGAAGTTCCTTTCCAAGGACCTCACTTCAATGAAATTGTAGTTAAAGTAAATGGATCTGTAGCAGATGCAAACAAAGCACTTCTTGAAAAAGGAATTATTGGAGGTTTCGACCTAGGTCGTGTTATCTCTGACCTTAAAAATCATGTATTAATTGCCGTTACAGAGCAACGTACAAAAGAAGAAATAGATGCACTCGTGCAAGAAATGGGGGCTCTTTATGCATAA